Sequence from the Erythrolamprus reginae isolate rEryReg1 chromosome Z, rEryReg1.hap1, whole genome shotgun sequence genome:
GTGCAGGgaggagtaggcggcggctgctgctgctccaggCCCATCCCCGAgcttctattgctaacatgttgtaagctgccctgagtctaaggagaagggcggcataaaaaattgaataaataaataaatggtccacTTTACAACTATAGCAATTTTCTTAACAACCGTGGTCATAAAATTGGATGGAGCTCACTTAACGATTGCCTTGCTTTAGCAACAgaattctggtctcaattgtgATTTTAACCCTGCAGTTGTGTTCGCATTTACTGTTTTGGGTGTAATGAAATGTGTTTGCAAAAGGTAAACAAAGcgaaaaaaacccccacactcatagtaagaatccctgaaatgaggaaaagtcaattaatcacaagtttcaggtCCACATGACATATAATCTaaagggtctcaaatttcatttcaggtcATAAAGACCCAGGTAAAGGAAGAGGGTTAAGTTAAGGCCTACCTATCGTgttcccccccaaataagactgttttatattttcttcaatctggaataagcgcttggccttattgccatgcacgcaaaagcccgattgggcttattatcaggggatgccttattttgggggaaataggaTATAGTTAGTCTAGTCTAGCCGGCCCATTAATATATGAATagcttcaattattttaaattgaaatgtttttatacgattcatgtttgtcttttttgtgagccgccctgagaccCTAAGGAGTTAGGCtgtatagaaatataaataaataaatagtaacgtGGTTAATTATGTCATAGCAGGATCCACCGAAGTAGAGGCCATACCTGTGTTTATGAGTCCTGCAGATGAGttgtccatgtccagtcaatgaagcagtggaagtgatgtgccggtgcctggaggctgttggggcctggatgggtgtcaacaaactcaaactcaacccagacaagacggagtggctgtgggtcttgcctcccaaggacaattccatctgtccgtccattaccctgggggggggaattactgaccccctcagagagggttcgcaacttgggcgtcctcgttgatccacagctcacattggaacatcatctttcagctgtggcgaggagggcgtttgcccaggttcgcctggtgcaccacttgtggccctatttggacagggagtcattgctcacagttgctcatgccttcatcacctcgaggttcaattactgcaacgccctctacctggggctacctttgaaaagtgttcggaaatttcagatcgtgcagaacgcagccgcgagagccatcgtggggctttcaagattcgcccacgtttcttcaacactccgtggcttgcattggctgctgatcagtttccggtcacaattcaaagtgttggtcatgacctttaaagccctacatggcattggaccagagtacctctggaatgtcgtttggcggtccctaggggaagagccttctctgtggcggccccggccctctggaaccaactccccctggagattagaactgcccccacccttcctgtctttcgtaaactacttaagactcacttataccgccaggcatgggggagtttagacacttttcccccaggctattttttatactttgttttatgtttggtatgaatgttgctgtttggtttttaagtattgatagggttttatatgtttttaatattagatttgttccactgctatactgtttttattgctgttgtgagccgccccgagtcttcggagaggggcggcatacaaatctaataattaaataaaataaataaataaataaacaagttgtGTCCTCTGGGAAGCCTCCCTTTCATTTATTATCCCCATGAACAACAAAAcataaatacagtagtccctcgctataccgcgcttcacctactgcggcttcacttcatcgcgggttttcaagaaatattaatgagaaaaatcattcgctgATCTTCgctggtttctgaggaagtcgatcggcaggtttttcaaaaaatatatatctaaaattgtaaatactgtatttaaatactgtatctaaaataaatactgtgtgggaagggtttataaacacttaaaacaatgaaaacttaccaaacaattacaatataaatacttaaataagtactatcagtcgataaattccccatcgcggatttcacctatcgcggccgggcctggaacgtaacaccagcgataggtgagggacttaACAGATATTCCAATTTCCAAAATGTACACAATGATAGCTACACATGTCCCTCAAGGAAAAATGAACACGCTGGATTTTTGAGTGTGCACTTTTTTTTATTTAAGTATTGTAAGAGGAAATcatgttttttttcattttgaatcTTCACCCTGtaatggaaaggaaagggggaagaggaGACAACAAACTCTGATTCTGGATTTCAAAGTCAGCAGAGTGGCATCCGTGAGATCAAGGGCAGAGAGGAAAGATGCCAATAAAATACGTTACTTCAGGAAGAGACAATAGCTTGGATTCCGAACGGGAGCCATCATCTTTCACCATTGTGCACCATAAAAAGTCTCTTTGCCGACTTGACAGGTAAATTCTACATTCCCAATTAGGAAACCCACCTTCAAACCTTAGATGGCAGCAAGGGAGAACTTTTCAGATGCCCCATCCTGTCATCAGAGTTAATCCGCAGAGAGGAAGAAGTGGCCAGGACGGTGGTTGGGATCCGTCCGTCACTCTTGTCACATGTGACAGAGGAAACCTCCTTTCGCCGTGCATCTTCGAATGCATCGGAAGTCAACTAGAGGAGGTTGGGACAAGGCCACAGGTGGGGTTGGCAGTGTGCAAGAACATGATGGGGGAAAACAACACCGTTTTGCCAGGGATGCGCTTGGTGGCCTTGAGCATTTCCATGTGGGAACGGGGAGAGATATGCTTTGGGTTACTTGGGTTCAAGAGGCCAACTCAAGGACCCCCGACGATGCACCGGCGCAGCAGCAGGACCAGAGAGAGAAGGCGCATCGGGAAGCAATGTTCTGAGCAGCAACCACACAGGAGAGGGAagccctctcttcctttctcaccaCATCCAGGTGTCCACAGGGACCAAAGCGCTTCGTGAGGGGAGCACAGCAGATGCTTAGGAATCCAGATGAGAAGAAACGGTGATGGAATCCATGCCAATGTGGGTTTGGTGTGGGTATTGAAAGCTTTCTCCAGAAGCAAGGAAAGGGATCAGTCCCGTCGCGGGGGGCGGGCTTTCTAAATGCGGAAACTTTCTTCTTTGCCATCAATGTGCCTGAGACGGAGGTAGACATCTGTGCCAATGCCCTGCAGGGACTGGAGGGTCAAGGAACCGCCCAGATACTCAGCGTAAGCCCGGGAAGTTGGCAAGCCAAATCCGAACCTGTAGTAGACAGAACCAAAAGGGGGTTGTTGGTTTCAAAGTCTCCGCAACTGTAACAGGAGTCAGTAGCAAAGTCCTCTCTTTGTGGGCCAGTTTTTGGAGGAGGCAGAAGCCTCTGAGAAACCCTATGTGGCTATTCACAGCTAACTAGCCTCATTATGCATCAGGTTGCCTTGCACGCCCTCCTATTAGGAGATGGGGAAGCTTCcatcagggtgtcaaactcgatttcaccgATGGCTGCATCAGGATTGACTTTGGGGAGTGGAGGAGGCAGTGGGCATAGCCAGCTCAACGTCCTTCGTGTCAGGGGTACCTATGATGGGCCAGTTGGGACTGAGGATCCATTGTCTCCAGCGGAGGAAGGCAAAACCAGGGAGAGGACCAAACCCTTGTCCTCTAGAGGAGTCTCACTGTCCATCTCAGGCCACCTGGACACTGGCACCAGCTGTCCAGACCCCTAGGCAGCAGAGGGCAAGCGACCAGCCTGTtaatactacagtgttccctcgattttcgcaggttcgaacttcgcgaaaagtctataccacggtttttcaaaaatattaattaaaaaatacttcgtggttttttcccctataccacgtttttttcctgcctgatgacatcatatgtcatcgccaaactttcatccacttttaataaatatttttttaaataaactttagtacataaacatggtgaataaatggttgctaggggaatgggaaattgcaatttaggggtttaaagtgttaagggaaggcttgtgatactgttcatagctaaaaatagtgcatttacttccgcatctctactttgcggaaattcaactttcacgggcggtcttggaacgcatctcctgcggaaattgagggaatactgtataactatattgctcaaaaaaaaaaaaaaaaggaaacactcaaaaaacacattttagatctgaatgaatgaaatattctcattgaatacattgttctgtacaaagttgaatgtgcacaacagcatgtgaaatagattgtcaatcagtgttgcttcctaagtgcacagtttgatttcacagaagtttgatttacttggagttatattgtgtttttaagtgttccctttattttttttgagcagtgtagttgggTGCTACAATATGTATTtaaccaacaatgtatgtttgGTAATGTTTCTTTAAGAGTAATGATTttgttggccataagagggagccagcagcATTCCTCGGGGGGTAGGGGATGGGAATTATTGTAGAATTACTGTGTGTTCTGATCTTGGTTTGGATttgcatttgattgattgatgtccTTGTTAATCACTTGGGTTTTTACTGTCTATTCTATtggatatataaatataatatttatacctAAATTGGACTGGTCTGGGTTATTTGCTGGCTATCTACTACCACCACATTTActctgtacagtagtacctctagatatgagtttaatttgttccagaacggagctcatatgtcgaacaactcatatctggaacaaatggctttagactttgtttttcccctccgagataaccagaagcaaggattcttgcgccacctagtggacgctcggctcgtatcccgaatttgagctcgggtctcgaaaagaaatttctctcccctcgtggctcgtaacttggaatactcgcatgtggagcagctcgtatctagaggtacgaCTGTATAGTTTTGTCTTAGAAATATTATACATAATTCTTTAACCTGCTAGCATTGATGCCAATACAGCCCGGACCTCAAACTCCCATGGCACCGGGATTCCAGAGCCCAGGCCAGGACAGGCTGATTCCCTGAGTGGGTGATCGGCTGCGCGTTCCTCCTCCTTGAAGCTCCTGCTGCTGTTCTCGCTCTCCTTGCCCAGGTTGCTCATGGTGTGTGCAGAAGGGTGAAGTGTGTGGGTTAGAGGGAGGCTCACAATTAGATGTAGGCTGCTCACGTGTaagggtgacgtgtgctcacccccgtggttCTGAGTATTAGCGGAGTCAGGAGCAAGTCTTctgctgcacctgtgcaggtagcagaatcgcgcACATAGACGCAGATGTGCCCATGTTTCAgggcagttttttgcttccatgtgcgccaaaacatgggtgcacctgcatcTACGCTCATGATTCTGCAGCAGCAGAATTGCACTgtactccactagcactcagaaccacaggggcgagcacacgttaCCGTTACaccttagcagtccacctctgcTCACACCTTCTCCATGCAAGGAGACCAAGCTTGGTCACCAAAGCATCCTCAGTGATCAGATGGGAGACTACCAGGaaggcctcctgcagccccctggcagtgaaaacggagctccggGGTGCCACGTGCCAGcctcccaagttccatttttCCTGGCAGAGGCACCCTGGGCCGGTCTTTTGTTGTTTCCACAGCGGCCCCCTGAGACAGATCTAAGTATCCCCATGGGCAGAATCCCGGCTCATGACACCCCTGCTTCATGGAGTGTCACTGCTTCAGGAAACGTAAGCCATCCTTCACCACCCACTCAAACCCCATCAATCTACCGAGCAAATGACGAGCCacgatggtgcagtggttggagtgcagcactgcaggctacttccatTGATCACCAGCTGCAAGCAGTTTGGCACATCGAATCTCactaagctcaaggttgactccaccttccatccttctgaggtgggtaaaatgaggacccagattgtttggggcaataggctgactctctgtaaaccgcttagagagggctgtaaagcaatatGAAGCGGTAGTGGGTTGCTGCGTGGATCGTCCAGTACACAACCCCaattggaaaaatgaagatgCACACACATCTCCTTGTCCCCAAcgcatgaaatttggcttctgcaaatGCGCAGGAAACGAAATCTCGTATGAGGACGCTCGGACATGCGGGATTTCGCCGATTTTCTCACGCACACGAGCACCCTTACACAAGAGTTTGCTTCCTgcaaatgtgcagaagctgaatcttgtgtgGGTGCGCACGCTGGATGCACATGCGCCCACGCCGGTCACCGGGAGTGCATCAGCATCGCCAGTGATGGGGAGCCTTAAACtgggcatataagtctaaatactaaatGCTAAATGACGGTACAGGTGGTTCTTGAGTCACCACCGTAATTAAGCCCTAAAATTAAGGTCTTGACAATCATCAAGTGGGTCACCACGTGACATATAACTCATTTCGCAATCTTTTTTCCGTGGCCTACCATGCGTGGATTATCCCAGGCACCTCCCTTCCCATCTATGCACTCTGCTCACCCGTGCATGGGTCCCGACTGGGCGCTGTTCCCCATTTCCACCATGTTACCGAAGAGGCCGTTCAGGCGGGGATCCTGATTGCTCGCTTCGGCAGTGGTAAAGTGGTAATCGGTGACCTTGTCCACGTGGTCATGAGGGATTCCTGCTCCTCGGTCTGAAATCCTGCCAAGGGGAAGAGAGAAGCGTGCAGAAGAAGCCATTCACGACATTGCAAACCTATGAGACTGTTTGGGTTGTTTTTGTAAGAGACTTTCTTGGTAGAAATTAGATGGAAGGAGTGTGACGTCCACAAATCCTCAACTTGTGGAGGTTGGATACTTCTACTTTAAGACAAAGTTCACAGCACAGTCGAACATCAACACTTGACCACAGGAAATTATTTATGACATTTTGTATCAAGCCATAAAATGTTCTATAAAATTGGCCAGATTTCAATTTGACAGGTTTCTTCGGTGCTAGATTTTGGACCCATTCTGTAAGGTAACCCATTTCAGGTGCCTCGCTTCAAAAGCTGTAGCCCTACTCTGCATTTGTTTCACCCAATTTCCCACAGACTAGACAGGGAAAACTTCCCACAGACAGGAATgttttagtagtatatagatACGCAAATATTGCAGCAAAAATACCTTATGATGAGGTCAATATCATTGTTGGCAATTGTGATGATAATGTCTGGCACATTGTATGGAGTATCCAGGTGAGATTCCATCGTAGCTCTGAAAGAATCAAAGACATGAAGGTATTGTACTAAAAGAGCATTTAAGCTGACTGCAAGAATTTGGACACAGTAAATGTCAACCCTGAAGCCAGATTGGCTGAGACCCTCTTTGAGGCTTATTGGTTGCTGCAAAgtggagggggagaaaaggaggggggaattttattttattttttccccccaataaattttattaattttacatttattcatattttgacagcggccagaatagtatatgcgcaaaattggaaaggggaaaatattcccaaagaagaggaggttattaagaaaatattagactgcgctgaaatggatatgatggcAAGACtgttaaaagaccaagaagaaacagaactttatgagatttggaacaaagtgtatatatggataaataagaagaagaagtaaaagtaaaaagaataggaGAATAGTAGAAGTATGAATAAGATTTAAATTTTGTGTTGGATGCAGTTTAtttatgaagatttattatataaggttaaacaagtttcttcttttcatttaaagtaataagtagaTTTATAGTTTTAACAATgtactgtattcttttttctgcatcgaaatttaacttctagaataagcggggaagttgCAACCCCatctttatgttaaatgtatgtttgtcagttttgtctattttatgaaaattaataaaatttattggaaaaaaaaaaggaggggggaatttTAAATAGCTCGGCTTGGCCGTCAAAATAAAAACTTTCCTTGCGGGAACCAAGGTCATTCCGACTGAGAAGAGGAAGAGTGGCGTAACCAGGCGATCTGCTAGCATCACTAGTATTTTTTTCAGTACCAATTGATCAGttgaatggttataagttgagaaaTACTGGCCCTGTTGAAAGTTCTGCAGTCAAGATAAGAGTCCCTAAATtggctctttcctccttcttatgTTATAATTAATTCTTCTAAGAAATctcaagaaaaatagaaataatttatCAAACTCTGAGGAAAACAAAATAGATATTCATTCAAGGCCACGGAATCtccttttctttcaacaactaATGCTGATCATCTTTTTTTCTGTAGAGAACAGGAAAAAAGATATGATAATCAACTCCCTCCCTCAAAGATGGATGTGTCTTGGAATTATCCTCAAATTTATAACTACAATGGGGACCAAAATTTCAGTTGTAAGTTACTAGGGTTATAAATTGAGGCAAGATGTGCTTGGACATGATTTTTGAACATTTTTTGGGTTTTTAACTAAGCGAAACCTGCGGTTGTAAATCTGAATCACACGGTCGATAAGTGAACCCATTCTCCTAAATCAACAGAAGATGCCAAACACAGCTGCTCATTCAAACCCACCAAATTAGGTCAAAATCTCCCTCCTGTTCACAAGGCTGTGTCACTCACCGCATGGCGTTCTTCAGCAACTCCGGAAGGATGTAATCCAGGGGCATCGGGATGAAAGGGAAGCGAGCCGCCACGTGCCCATTGATCCGCACTTGAGGCGCATTGCCGTATTTGTGTTCACACAAGCGCCTGCAGACAATTGGGAAAGGGTTAAACGGAGACccacatagaaaacatagaagactgacagcagaaaaagacctcacggtccatctagtctgcccttatactatttcctgcattttatcttacaatggatctatgtttatcccaggcatgtttaaattcagttactgtggatttaccaaccacgtctgctggaagtttgttccaagcatctactactctttcagtaaaataatattttctcgtgttgcttttgatctttcccccaactaacttcagattgtgtccccttgttcttgtgttcacatttcTAATTAAGTGGTGTGTTTCTGCAGACAACGTGCATTAGGAAAAAAACTGATTCATTTCCATCTTTCCAGGCAGGTGGACTAAACCAATCCTGCACTGATTGCATTCTCTCTTGATTCTTTCCTCTTAGACTAATGGAACAGTAACAGCATCTCTCCAATCACCCGTCACCAAtgtttcaaaggtgctttttcaaggggcaactggactttctggtttttctttgaagacctttcacttctcatgcaagaagcttcttcagctctgactgggtggtggggaatggaaggatttatattccttgccgACAGCTGGTCACTTGCATTCTTTTAAAGAGTTGTaaaggccacttggaggtttatctgtgccaTCAGGGTCGCCTGAATACTGCAAATGAGTGCAGAGTCTTCTTGGAACCgatgttgtagactggagatagaagATGTTGTATTCTCCAACCTCTGTCGAGAGAGGGGCTGTTCATGTTTGATTTGTGACCCTGATCACACAGATAAACCTCTAGGTGGCCTTAATGACTGGCTAAAAGGATGCAATTtgaccagctatctgcaaggagtataaatccttccatattccaccatccagtcagagctaaagaagcttcttggatgagaaacaaaaggtcttcaaagaaaaaccagaaagtccagttgcctcatgAAAAAGCAACCTTTGAGACAACCGTGacttggatgactaagaatctccatagacatcaggCACAAATTCAATCCCCAACCACATACTGAAGAAGTTATAGTCGTAAGCAGATCAGATCCATCTTTTAATTAGTCTCAACTAATTAAAATTCAGCTCAATGTATTTTGGATTATTTTGTGCTTTTATTTAGTTTAAATGCCTTTTAACACTTGATGCTACTGTATGATTCCGATAGATCTGCAATTAGCAGAAGAATTTCAGGGTGGGGAAAGCCAACGCTTAGAGGCAGTCCTTGACCAATGACCATAATTGGACCACAATTTCTGTGgctaatgattgtcagagggagctTCGATTATCTTTTTGACATGGATGCTAGGCgaatcactgccattgttaagtgagtcataaaGTTGTTAAGATTACAAATGCCGATTTCCTGAACGTGGGATGCTCCAAATgtaccccctaaccattccatctgtacagtcagtgtggaataggtgaaaaaaaacggccgcctctaaaggggaggccgcaaaaaattcctattcggccccaaagcgaCCTCCtagagacacactgttgatagcggagggcgggcgggtgtttgctTCAGAGATTCActgggcaaggaggaggtcctgtttggatcgcccttaaatagggtgatctagGACCTCGCCCTGAGCCCAGCAAGCAGCGGGCCACTttggcgtgctgccaaaagccaaacttccggttttgccggaaactggaagttcggggcTCCATGGAGCCGAccgcagcgtccccctgctccgggggcaatttcggctatATATCTTATGCATGACCGCCAGTCATGCATAAGCCTAAGAAAACAATGGACTGTCAAGTACAGACACTAGATGGAGCTATTGACTGCAGcatacaggtagacctcaacttacaaccacaactgagcccaaaatttatgttgttaagacATTTCTTATGTAAGATTTGCCCCATTCTATGACCTTTCCtatggcagttgttaagtgattcactgcaattgttaagttaataacacaagtgaatctggcttgctcaatgactttgcttctcagatcaCCAAAGGGGATTACGTGAT
This genomic interval carries:
- the BCKDK gene encoding branched-chain alpha-ketoacid dehydrogenase kinase isoform X2, whose translation is MLYSGRSQDGSHLLKSSRYLHHELPVRIAHRIKGFRSLPFIIGCNPTILHVHELYIRAFQKLSEFPPIKDQESEAQYCKLVRQLLDDHKDVVTLLAEGLRECRKHIQDEKMIRSFLDKTLTSRLGIRMLATHHLALHEDKPDFVGIICTRLSPKKIIEKWVDFARRLCEHKYGNAPQVRINGHVAARFPFIPMPLDYILPELLKNAMRATMESHLDTPYNVPDIIITIANNDIDLIIRISDRGAGIPHDHVDKVTDYHFTTAEASNQDPRLNGLFGNMVEMGNSAQSGPMHGFGFGLPTSRAYAEYLGGSLTLQSLQGIGTDVYLRLRHIDGKEESFRI